From the Dehalococcoidia bacterium genome, one window contains:
- a CDS encoding NHL repeat-containing protein, with product MQTKTVAGRTWHFSHPIGWLSGRGRGFIHPSSVAITSGGVIHVLNSRGKVAPPITVLTIEEEYLGEFGEGDFTWPNGLAVDQDGNVYCADGFENFVNVYNPDGELLAKWGEYGTEEGLLNRPAGLAFDSDENLWVVDSENGRVQQFTKDGQFLKTFGTKGSEEGEFSRPWGITIDRDGDVYVADWGNDRVQKFSRDGEYRGRFGSTFDDGGLLSKPSDVAVDSQGDVYVTDWGNDRVQIYYPDGDIIAGLYGDARRFSKWGQDFMDSNPDYQKAFHRVAPDEMVTLGHFRRPAGVAIDDQDRIVITDGIRCRLQIYQKDKDYLEPQFNL from the coding sequence ATGCAGACAAAAACCGTTGCGGGCCGGACCTGGCACTTCAGTCACCCCATTGGGTGGCTTTCAGGAAGAGGCAGAGGATTCATACATCCGTCGTCAGTGGCTATCACGTCCGGGGGAGTAATCCACGTGCTCAACAGCCGTGGGAAAGTCGCTCCTCCCATTACGGTACTTACAATCGAGGAAGAGTACCTGGGTGAGTTTGGAGAGGGTGACTTTACCTGGCCGAATGGGCTCGCCGTCGATCAGGATGGCAACGTCTACTGTGCCGACGGATTTGAGAACTTCGTCAACGTGTACAACCCGGACGGGGAACTACTGGCGAAGTGGGGAGAGTACGGCACAGAAGAGGGGCTGCTTAACCGTCCAGCAGGCCTTGCATTCGACAGTGACGAAAACCTCTGGGTTGTCGACAGCGAGAATGGCAGAGTCCAGCAGTTCACCAAAGACGGGCAGTTTCTGAAGACGTTTGGGACCAAGGGAAGTGAAGAAGGGGAATTTAGCCGCCCATGGGGCATCACGATCGACCGGGACGGTGACGTTTACGTCGCCGACTGGGGCAACGACCGTGTCCAGAAGTTCTCGCGAGACGGTGAGTACCGGGGCAGGTTCGGCTCGACGTTCGACGATGGGGGGCTGCTGAGCAAACCTTCGGACGTTGCTGTGGACAGCCAAGGAGACGTGTACGTCACGGACTGGGGCAACGACCGCGTCCAGATCTACTATCCAGACGGGGACATAATCGCCGGTCTCTACGGAGACGCCCGGCGGTTCTCCAAGTGGGGCCAGGACTTCATGGACTCCAATCCAGATTACCAAAAAGCGTTCCACAGGGTGGCCCCCGACGAAATGGTCACACTGGGTCACTTCCGTCGTCCTGCCGGAGTAGCAATCGACGATCAGGACCGAATTGTAATCACAGACGGCATCAGGTGCCGACTACAGATCTATCAGAAGGACAAGGACTACCTGGAGCCGCAGTTCAACCTGTAG
- a CDS encoding inositol-3-phosphate synthase, translating to MADINVAIIGVGNCASSLVQGIHKYSDAGPEDTIPGIMHPVLGEYGIGDINVVAAFDVDATKVGLDLSDAIYAEPNNTVKFHDVPHTGISVQRGMTLDGVGEYMSDVVEKAPGPTDDIVGTLKEREVDVVINYLPVGSEDATRWYAEQILAAGAGMINCIPVFIASGEGDYWQRRFRDAGAPIIGDDIKSQVGATIVHRVLTRLFMDRGVDLERTYQLNFGGNSDFLNMLERSRLTSKKISKTNSVQSQVDTDLDGDNIHIGPSDHVPWLSDRKWAYIRLEGTSFGDVPLNVELKLEVWDSPNSAGVVIDAIRCAKIAKDRGLSGPILGPSAYFMKSPPVQYTDSVAREMVENFITGVDN from the coding sequence TTGGCTGACATCAACGTGGCGATAATCGGCGTGGGGAACTGCGCGTCTTCCCTGGTTCAGGGGATACACAAGTACTCTGACGCCGGCCCCGAAGACACCATACCTGGAATCATGCATCCGGTGCTTGGCGAATACGGAATTGGCGATATCAATGTTGTCGCCGCTTTCGATGTCGATGCCACCAAGGTTGGACTCGACCTGTCGGACGCCATCTACGCTGAACCCAACAACACGGTCAAGTTCCACGACGTCCCGCACACCGGCATCTCGGTGCAGCGAGGCATGACTCTAGACGGTGTGGGAGAGTACATGTCGGATGTGGTCGAAAAGGCACCCGGGCCAACGGACGACATCGTCGGAACACTGAAAGAGCGCGAAGTCGACGTAGTAATCAACTACCTGCCCGTCGGTTCAGAAGATGCCACGAGGTGGTACGCAGAGCAGATCCTGGCGGCCGGGGCTGGCATGATCAACTGCATTCCCGTCTTCATAGCAAGCGGAGAGGGAGACTACTGGCAGCGCAGGTTCAGGGACGCAGGCGCGCCCATAATTGGCGACGACATCAAGTCGCAGGTTGGCGCCACGATCGTGCATCGCGTGCTCACAAGGCTGTTCATGGACCGAGGCGTAGACCTCGAGCGGACGTACCAGCTCAACTTCGGTGGGAACTCCGACTTCCTGAACATGCTGGAACGGAGTCGGCTGACCTCAAAGAAGATTTCCAAGACAAACTCAGTACAGTCTCAGGTAGATACCGATCTGGACGGAGACAACATCCATATTGGCCCTTCCGACCATGTTCCGTGGCTGTCAGACCGCAAGTGGGCTTACATCAGGCTGGAAGGCACCAGCTTCGGCGACGTTCCGCTGAACGTTGAGTTGAAGCTCGAAGTTTGGGACAGCCCAAACTCGGCCGGTGTCGTAATCGACGCGATCCGTTGCGCTAAGATCGCGAAAGACCGAGGCCTCTCCGGTCCGATCCTGGGTCCGTCGGCATACTTTATGAAGTCGCCTCCGGTGCAGTACACCGATTCTGTCGCACGCGAGATGGTCGAGAACTTCATCACAGGCGTGGACAACTAG